The following coding sequences lie in one Phalacrocorax carbo chromosome 3, bPhaCar2.1, whole genome shotgun sequence genomic window:
- the ARV1 gene encoding protein ARV1 isoform X2: MNKEEKSCQKPVDKYIEYDPVIILINAVLCKAQAYRHILFNTKINIHGKLCIFCLLCEAYLRWLQLQGSSQNTDPDDLIRYAKEWDFYRMFGIASLEQTSFLLGIFITLWWMRPEMLKTKSDFILLLKALLLSSYGKLLLIPAVIWEHDYTPLCLVFIKVFVLISNSQAIRVTLNLNRMLAWLAIIFGLILENGVVCLFQKMGWDV; this comes from the exons AAATCCTGCCAGAAACCTGTGGACAAATATATTGAGTATGACCCTGTTATCATCTTGATTAATGCTGTTTTATGCAAAGCACAAGCATACAGGCACATTCTtttcaatacaaaaataaat ATTCATGGGAAGCTCTgcatattttgtttgctttgtgagGCTTATCTCAGGTGGTTGCAACTACAGGGTTCAAGCCAAAATACAGATCCTGATGACTTAATCAGATATGCCAAGGAATGGGATTTTTATAGGATGTTTGGTATAGCTTCTTTAG AACAAACTTCATTTTTGCTTGGAATATTTATTACTTTATGGTGGATGAGACCTGAGATGCTGAAAACAAAGTCTGACTTCATTTTACTTCTCAAAGCACTGCTGTTGTCCAGCTATGGAAAGCTTCTGCTAATTCCAGCTGTTATTTGGGAACATGACTACACGCCTTTATGCCTTGTGTTTATAAAAGTGTTTGTCTTGATATCAAACTCCCAGGCAATTAGAg TTACATTGAACTTGAACCGAATGCTCGCTTGGTTGGCCATCATCTTTGGattaattttggaaaatggTGTGGTCTGCTTGTTCCAGAAAATGGGATGGGATGTTTGA